In Nicotiana tabacum cultivar K326 chromosome 19, ASM71507v2, whole genome shotgun sequence, one DNA window encodes the following:
- the LOC107770067 gene encoding uncharacterized protein LOC107770067: protein MTSMALTPALTKLQNARAIIGHTPLRSRVFLGAPPRPLQVAKRHLAMAIKEEARNATGKGADAAKQGADAAKRAGQEAKNESANAADEAMRKTKVMGDKVADAAQDMAGKAKETAQEAWGSVKDTTQKMKDTVMGKAEESKEAIKDNINRNMNTKN from the exons ATGACAAGCATGGCTCTAACACCTGCTCTTACAAAGCTCCAAAATGCAAGAGCTATTATTGGTCATACCCCTTTGAGATCTAGAGTTTTTCTTGGTGCACCACCCAGACCTCTCCAG GTAGCTAAACGCCATCTAGCGATGGCAATTAAAGAAGAGGCTCGTAACGCAACTGGAAAAGGAGCTGATGCAGCTAAACAAGGCGCTGATGCAGCCAAAAGGGCCGGCCAAGAAGCCAAAAACGAGTCTGCCAATGCTGCCGATGag GCTATGCGGAAGACGAAGGTAATGGGAGATAAGGTGGCGGACGCAGCACAGGACATGGCTGGAAAAGCAAAAGAAACAGCACAAGAGGCATGGGGATCAGTTAAGGACACCACACAGAAGATGAAAGACACAGTGATGGGCAAGGCCGAAGAATCCAAAGAGGCAATCAAAGATAATATCAACCGCAACATGAACACTAAGAATTGA